One Cyanobacteria bacterium GSL.Bin1 genomic window carries:
- a CDS encoding methionyl-tRNA formyltransferase, with protein sequence MKIIFFGTPHFAVPSLEALLQHSDIEVAAVVTQPDKPKGRGKKLIPSPVKEVASVNNLPVLQPKRVKKDQTALQQLRDFNADAFIVAAYGQILSPEILEMPSLGCINVHGSILPQYRGAAPIQWSLCNGETEVGVTTMLMDAGMDTGAMLETATTPVALLDNAETVGERLAKIGGELLVETLLRWENGEIEATPQAESAATYAPLIQKSDYELNWSKSAIALHNQIRGFYPHCTTTLRGEPLKILETVPLGEAYWSQLPATYQALRQQWETLAQKTGEAGEIVAIVKKFGAIVQTGSGLLLLSQVQRSGKRPQFGWDFVNGMRLAEGEKFS encoded by the coding sequence ATGAAAATTATCTTTTTTGGGACGCCTCATTTTGCCGTTCCCAGCTTAGAAGCGTTACTCCAGCATTCTGACATAGAAGTTGCTGCTGTTGTCACACAACCGGATAAACCAAAAGGAAGAGGGAAAAAACTGATTCCTTCGCCGGTGAAAGAAGTGGCAAGTGTCAATAACCTTCCTGTTTTACAGCCCAAGCGGGTGAAAAAAGACCAAACTGCCTTACAGCAGTTACGAGACTTCAATGCCGATGCGTTTATTGTGGCTGCTTATGGGCAAATTCTATCGCCAGAAATTCTAGAAATGCCGAGTTTGGGCTGCATTAATGTTCATGGGTCGATTTTACCGCAATATCGCGGTGCTGCCCCGATCCAATGGAGTCTATGTAACGGTGAAACAGAAGTGGGAGTGACCACTATGTTGATGGACGCTGGCATGGATACCGGGGCAATGTTAGAAACAGCAACAACCCCTGTGGCTTTGCTAGATAATGCCGAAACCGTGGGGGAACGATTAGCTAAGATTGGGGGCGAGTTATTAGTGGAGACGCTGTTACGTTGGGAAAACGGGGAGATTGAAGCGACCCCGCAAGCTGAAAGTGCCGCCACTTATGCTCCCCTAATTCAAAAAAGTGATTATGAATTGAATTGGTCAAAAAGCGCGATCGCGCTGCATAATCAAATCCGAGGCTTTTATCCTCACTGTACGACTACCCTACGTGGAGAACCCCTAAAAATTCTAGAAACGGTTCCCTTGGGAGAAGCGTATTGGTCGCAACTGCCAGCGACCTATCAAGCGCTGCGTCAACAATGGGAAACCCTTGCGCAAAAAACAGGAGAAGCAGGAGAAATTGTGGCGATTGTGAAAAAATTTGGCGCGATTGTACAAACTGGTAGCGGCTTATTGCTACTGTCTCAAGTGCAACGTTCTGGAAAACGCCCTCAGTTCGGTTGGGATTTTGTGAATGGGATGCGCTTAGCAGAAGGAGAGAAATTCAGTTAA